From the genome of Aquila chrysaetos chrysaetos chromosome 8, bAquChr1.4, whole genome shotgun sequence:
GTGAGGTGCGCGGAGCCGCCCTGGAGCAGGGAGGACGtctgggagggcaggagggccAGGGCACCCACCGTCTGCCCCTGGGCAGCCTCCAGCGAGGGCAGCTTGGCGAAGTTCTCCACTCCCTGCCTGCTCAGGATGGTGTTGTCGATGCAGGCGCCTGGAAGAAAGGAGCGGAGCTGAGGACGGGAGATGGGGTGCCAGAATCAGAGCCCTTTCGTCTTCCACAGGTGCACGAGGAAAGGCTTGCTCCTGCAGGCAGGACCTCCACCCCTCGCCATCCATCCCCTCATTTTAACGGACATGACAGCGATCCCGCAGACACAGCTCCGTTAGCATGGACCATGCCGGTGGAAGTACCTCTTCCCAGCGCCGGATGAGAGCCCCGAGCTCGACACCGGCTAATGGGGATGCAGGGGAAGTTCTCACCCAGAAGGTTGATCTGTGGCACTCCTTTCAGCACCCGCAGCATCTCCTTCACCTTCGTTTCCGGGCTCACCAGCAGGATATTGCGTGCCACAAAGAGAGGGAGGAGATTCTTGTACTTGGACTGTGACAGCATGGGTCTGATAATCTGGGGGAGACAGCtcttaaaatgcagcttttcacCCCAACAGGCACCACGTGGTCATTCCCAGCACTCATCtgccttcccccaccccagccacaGCGGGATCTGccgcagcagctctgcccctaCCTCATTCAGGACGAATTTGACCTCAATGTTGTGTTTCCGGAGGTAGTGTCTCATCAGCACCATGTCCTCGCCAGGCATGGAGTTGTACTGACACACGGCAATCATCCGATTGTCCCGGAACGCCTCCTCCACCTGCCGCCGTAACAGCCGGGCGTAACCGTTGTCctgaggaagggagggagcagcGATGGGCcgcaggggcaggggctgccgcCTCCCCCCAACTCCGACCCTGCAAACGGACCTACTGCTGTGCGATGCTGCCACAGATGGGGAACTCACCTGGTTTCCAGCACTTGGATTACCAGCTGGGGCATCTCCCAGCCACCCACAACATGATGAAAAAGGGCAGCAAACACCTCTGAAAGCTCTCGGGCAGGCTAAGGCCGGGGCAGGGCTGTCCCAGAGATCTGGGGCCGCAGACCCCCCGTTAAATCCACAGAGGAAAGCACACCCACAGGGCGTGCAAAGCCACTCGCTTTCCTCGGACACTGAGGCCCCACAGCCGCACACCCACAACGGCCACACGCCAGAAAATTACCTCCTCGACTTTCTCTTTCTTGGGGGCCAGGCAGCGCG
Proteins encoded in this window:
- the MRPL10 gene encoding 39S ribosomal protein L10, mitochondrial, whose protein sequence is MAALRGGGAQWRRGWLPALQLVRHGSKAVTRHWKAMHFQRQKLMAVTEYMAPRPAIPPRCLAPKKEKVEEDNGYARLLRRQVEEAFRDNRMIAVCQYNSMPGEDMVLMRHYLRKHNIEVKFVLNEIIRPMLSQSKYKNLLPLFVARNILLVSPETKVKEMLRVLKGVPQINLLGACIDNTILSRQGVENFAKLPSLEAAQGQTVGALALLPSQTSSLLQGGSAHLTALLDEHIRRLQAGETGSPDESAPAQSSGAH